In Labilithrix sp., the following proteins share a genomic window:
- a CDS encoding alkaline phosphatase family protein, with product MRWQEVHEGTDPHRWRSAPIDARTLTPNLHALGERAGAFIGAPGYGTIAATGPNYISQPGYEEILTGRFSGCDSNHCPRTVLPTLLDEARAAGAKVAVFASWERIDLASTASPGAFFVSAGRHGDDTIAPWPGVGDYRPDRITSEVALAYYAKERPDVFYLSLGDPDEHAHHGDYSGYVNALRRADETLGRLLELVDENTHVVVTADHGRADSFADHGSMPEAARVWMAASGPRFLARGAVTSPHPRRLADIAPTLRVVLGLPSDVSTRSGAPIEELFGEGWLASHTP from the coding sequence GTGCGATGGCAGGAAGTCCATGAGGGCACGGACCCGCATCGCTGGCGGTCGGCACCCATCGACGCGCGTACGCTGACGCCGAACCTACATGCGCTCGGCGAGCGCGCGGGCGCCTTCATCGGCGCGCCCGGCTACGGCACCATCGCGGCGACGGGGCCGAACTACATCTCGCAGCCCGGCTACGAGGAGATCCTCACCGGCCGCTTCTCCGGCTGCGATAGCAACCACTGTCCGCGCACCGTCCTCCCGACGCTGCTCGACGAGGCGCGGGCGGCGGGCGCGAAGGTCGCCGTGTTCGCGTCGTGGGAGCGCATCGATCTCGCGTCGACGGCGAGCCCGGGGGCCTTCTTCGTGTCGGCGGGACGACACGGCGACGACACGATCGCGCCATGGCCCGGCGTCGGCGACTACCGGCCCGACCGCATCACGAGCGAGGTCGCGCTCGCGTACTACGCGAAGGAGCGGCCCGACGTGTTCTACCTGAGCCTCGGCGATCCCGACGAGCACGCCCACCACGGCGACTACTCCGGCTACGTGAACGCGCTCCGCCGCGCGGACGAGACGCTGGGGCGGCTCCTCGAGCTCGTCGACGAGAACACGCACGTCGTCGTCACCGCCGATCACGGGCGCGCCGACTCGTTCGCCGATCACGGCTCGATGCCGGAGGCCGCTCGCGTCTGGATGGCCGCGTCGGGCCCGCGCTTCCTCGCGCGCGGCGCCGTCACGTCTCCGCACCCGCGGCGCCTCGCCGACATCGCCCCGACCCTCCGTGTCGTGCTCGGGCTCCCGTCCGACGTCTCGACCCGCTCCGGCGCCCCGATCGAGGAGCTCTTCGGCGAGGGCTGGCTCGCGAGCCACACGCCGTAG
- a CDS encoding serine/threonine protein kinase, producing the protein MEASSASLSLVGSVVADRYRLTKLLGEGGMGAVFLAEHMMMRKRVALKLLHHDLSEDEEILGRFRREAQAAARVDHPNVAAATDFGQASDGSFFLVLEYIEGKSLRHAMEDGPFAPERALHVARQITLGLEKAHEAGIVHRDLKPDNIMLVTKDGDPDFVKVLDFGIAKLEASSKDGKQIVTRYGTILGTPEYMSPEQAAGDPAGPPADLYSLGVMLYEMLTGKIPFDAAERTAILSMHIVAPVPRMRERVPNVFVPEPIEALVMRLLAKVAADRPGDAATVRAEIEAAAAASNLTLPHLASGRFVDRTSDPTPPAPPAPPSGWKNTDALAKTEYGLASESDVSSLAQQAKTMHAAPRKSLIPGVKLGPLDELPRPLAYAVLGAPFFIVAFVAVVIVSLASHDGKPTAAAREAGVEAPPPRPTHATAVQITNARAAGAGALETLAKEYPDDAAVQAELARALAAAGRHADMLAVVKKLDPAAVDDEIEKGVVAAALNTETVEEAYALLEGALGARGVDGLITLATMKPPRSRAVKALAKADVRRRASPAAAIYLELKAAGRDCARVRDLLRRAHESGDARCLPLLRPLREKTGCGLFRAKDCWSCLRKDDELDDAIRAVESRAAK; encoded by the coding sequence ATGGAAGCGTCCTCGGCGAGCCTCAGCCTCGTCGGCAGCGTGGTCGCGGACCGCTACCGGCTCACGAAGCTCCTCGGCGAGGGCGGCATGGGCGCGGTCTTCCTCGCCGAGCACATGATGATGCGCAAGCGCGTTGCGCTGAAGCTGTTGCATCACGACCTGAGCGAGGACGAAGAGATCCTCGGGCGCTTCCGCCGCGAGGCGCAGGCGGCCGCGCGCGTGGACCATCCCAACGTCGCCGCCGCGACCGACTTCGGGCAGGCGAGCGACGGCTCCTTCTTCCTCGTCCTCGAGTACATCGAGGGCAAGAGCCTCCGCCACGCGATGGAGGACGGTCCGTTCGCGCCCGAGCGCGCGCTCCACGTCGCCCGCCAGATCACGCTCGGCCTCGAGAAGGCGCACGAGGCCGGCATCGTCCATCGCGACCTCAAGCCGGACAACATCATGCTCGTCACGAAGGACGGCGATCCCGACTTCGTGAAGGTGCTCGACTTCGGGATCGCGAAGCTCGAGGCGTCGTCGAAGGACGGCAAGCAGATCGTCACGCGCTACGGCACGATCCTCGGCACGCCCGAGTACATGTCACCGGAGCAAGCGGCCGGCGATCCGGCCGGCCCGCCCGCGGACCTCTACTCCCTCGGCGTCATGCTCTACGAGATGCTCACCGGGAAGATCCCGTTCGACGCCGCGGAGCGCACGGCGATCCTGAGCATGCACATCGTCGCGCCGGTCCCGCGGATGCGCGAGCGCGTGCCGAACGTCTTCGTCCCCGAGCCGATCGAAGCGCTCGTGATGCGGCTGCTCGCGAAGGTCGCGGCGGACCGGCCCGGCGACGCGGCGACGGTGCGCGCCGAGATCGAAGCAGCGGCGGCGGCCTCCAACCTGACGCTCCCGCACCTCGCGTCGGGGAGGTTCGTCGATCGCACGTCCGATCCCACGCCGCCCGCGCCGCCCGCGCCTCCGAGCGGCTGGAAGAACACCGACGCGCTCGCGAAGACCGAGTACGGGCTCGCGAGCGAGTCGGACGTCTCGTCCCTCGCGCAGCAAGCGAAGACGATGCACGCGGCGCCGCGAAAGAGCCTGATCCCGGGGGTCAAGCTCGGGCCGCTCGACGAGCTGCCGCGGCCGCTCGCGTACGCGGTGCTCGGCGCGCCCTTCTTCATCGTCGCGTTCGTCGCCGTCGTCATCGTGTCGCTCGCGTCGCACGACGGAAAGCCCACCGCCGCCGCGCGCGAGGCCGGCGTCGAAGCGCCGCCGCCGCGTCCGACGCACGCCACCGCGGTGCAGATCACGAACGCGAGGGCGGCGGGCGCCGGCGCGCTGGAGACGCTCGCGAAGGAGTACCCCGACGACGCGGCGGTGCAGGCCGAGCTCGCGCGCGCCCTCGCCGCCGCGGGGCGGCACGCCGACATGCTCGCGGTCGTGAAGAAGCTCGATCCCGCCGCGGTCGACGACGAGATCGAGAAGGGCGTCGTCGCCGCCGCGCTGAACACCGAGACGGTAGAGGAGGCCTACGCGCTCCTCGAAGGCGCCCTCGGCGCGCGCGGGGTCGACGGCCTCATCACGCTCGCGACGATGAAGCCGCCGCGGAGCCGCGCGGTGAAGGCGCTCGCGAAGGCCGACGTGCGCCGCCGCGCGTCGCCGGCGGCGGCGATCTACCTCGAGCTGAAGGCGGCCGGACGAGACTGCGCGCGCGTGCGGGACCTCCTCCGGCGCGCGCACGAGAGCGGCGACGCGCGGTGCCTGCCGCTCCTCCGCCCGCTGCGCGAGAAGACGGGCTGCGGCCTCTTCCGCGCGAAGGACTGCTGGTCGTGCCTGCGCAAGGACGACGAGCTCGACGACGCCATCCGCGCGGTCGAGTCCCGCGCGGCGAAGTGA
- a CDS encoding prolipoprotein diacylglyceryl transferase, which produces MIPFIGIDDSKLAPFHPYGIMVAIAFFVGEWAMMRFAVKRGYDRGDFRVCFILLGVFGWFFAWLVDVLFYRLDHLEQGVSALQGFSSTGAIAGAFLGGFFWTRYDLRGWKLTKRETPHALLPLTEVVLATWPIPFAFGRVGCALIHDHVGASAVPGTLGSLFAVGFPRDASDGVHHVFGPVHLVTGASDLRYDLGLLEVLVLGPLALAFARMWNKPVPMGNYTIIASLVYGPVRFILDFLRASEGPSGEARQGGLTFAQYFSIGIVVLAIVLLVRRRRTGAIEPAKATS; this is translated from the coding sequence GTGATCCCGTTCATCGGCATCGACGACAGCAAGCTGGCACCGTTCCATCCTTACGGGATCATGGTCGCGATCGCGTTCTTCGTCGGCGAGTGGGCGATGATGCGCTTCGCGGTGAAGCGTGGCTACGACCGCGGGGACTTCCGCGTGTGCTTCATCTTGCTCGGCGTGTTCGGCTGGTTCTTCGCGTGGCTCGTCGACGTCCTCTTCTATCGGCTGGACCACCTCGAGCAGGGCGTCTCCGCGCTGCAAGGCTTCAGCTCCACCGGCGCGATCGCCGGCGCGTTCCTGGGCGGCTTCTTCTGGACGCGCTACGACCTCCGCGGCTGGAAGCTCACGAAGCGCGAGACGCCGCACGCGCTCCTCCCGCTCACCGAGGTCGTCCTCGCGACGTGGCCGATCCCCTTCGCGTTCGGCCGCGTCGGGTGCGCGCTCATCCACGATCACGTCGGCGCGTCCGCGGTCCCCGGCACGCTCGGCTCGCTCTTCGCGGTCGGCTTCCCGCGCGACGCGAGCGACGGCGTCCACCACGTCTTCGGTCCCGTCCACCTCGTCACCGGCGCGTCCGACCTCCGCTACGACCTCGGGCTCCTCGAGGTGCTCGTGCTCGGCCCGCTCGCGCTGGCGTTCGCGCGGATGTGGAACAAGCCGGTCCCGATGGGCAACTACACGATCATCGCGTCGCTCGTGTACGGCCCGGTCCGCTTCATCCTCGATTTCCTCCGTGCGTCGGAGGGCCCCAGCGGGGAGGCGCGCCAGGGCGGCCTCACCTTCGCGCAATATTTCTCGATCGGCATCGTCGTCCTCGCGATCGTGCTCCTGGTTCGCCGGCGCAGAACGGGCGCGATTGAACCGGCGAAGGCGACGTCCTAG
- a CDS encoding transposase: MKRVRLAPSFRSQRVAEAIVEQIASAVKRGVKVVQYSIQEDHLHLMVEGADKQELARGMKLLFSRIAFAVNRVSGRCGSLFRERHHRRPLTTPTEVRNALVYILFNARKHVIGRRDFRAAFFSFLDDKSSAPWFTGWAPNAAPPQRLVERSRARWPGAPPLHEPTTWLAAHGWRRATPGHIRFDELPRLPD; the protein is encoded by the coding sequence ATGAAGCGTGTGCGTCTCGCGCCCAGCTTTCGCTCGCAGCGCGTGGCGGAGGCGATCGTCGAGCAGATCGCGAGCGCGGTGAAGCGTGGGGTGAAGGTCGTGCAGTACTCGATCCAGGAGGATCACCTGCACCTGATGGTGGAGGGCGCCGACAAGCAGGAGCTCGCACGCGGAATGAAGCTCCTGTTCTCGCGCATCGCGTTCGCGGTGAATCGCGTCTCCGGTCGCTGCGGGAGCCTGTTTCGCGAGCGTCATCACCGTCGCCCGCTCACGACGCCGACGGAGGTCCGCAACGCGCTCGTCTACATCCTGTTCAACGCGCGAAAGCACGTCATCGGCCGACGCGACTTCCGCGCAGCATTCTTCTCCTTTCTCGACGACAAGAGCTCCGCCCCCTGGTTCACCGGCTGGGCTCCGAACGCAGCCCCGCCGCAACGGCTCGTCGAGCGTTCCCGCGCCCGCTGGCCCGGCGCCCCACCCCTCCACGAGCCAACGACATGGCTCGCCGCCCACGGCTGGCGCCGCGCCACCCCCGGCCACATCCGCTTCGACGAGCTACCGCGCCTCCCCGACTAA
- a CDS encoding alpha/beta hydrolase, protein MLPERGPWEHPYYAIPDARVDLRFRDEEGNERNVAIRHKTLGEGRPLVLVHGLMTSSYSWRYVLEPLAKRYRVLAPDLVGSGASDKPLDLRYSVANVARFVAAYVRAVAPDEPVYLVGNSLGGLYCLRALLDAENASLARRFVIMHSPGYPLVRTKLSSVLFRTPGLGAAARAVIAAVAHRWPATFVAKNVHYARSDMMSVEETKEYGRIFATRAEASVFAKILDESLTAKEHAAIVARLRGWTPPCPIELLYATNDVMVPPSFGPRYAADIPSAKLVWMADASHFLHVDAPERTVAELLAFDAE, encoded by the coding sequence ATGCTTCCGGAGAGAGGGCCGTGGGAGCACCCGTACTACGCGATCCCCGACGCGCGCGTCGATCTGCGCTTCCGTGACGAGGAGGGGAACGAGCGAAACGTCGCGATCCGCCACAAAACGCTGGGGGAGGGGCGGCCGCTCGTGCTCGTGCACGGGCTGATGACCTCGTCGTATTCGTGGCGCTACGTGCTCGAGCCGCTCGCGAAGCGCTACCGCGTGCTCGCGCCCGACCTCGTCGGCAGCGGCGCGAGCGACAAGCCGCTCGATCTCCGCTACTCGGTCGCGAACGTCGCGCGCTTCGTCGCCGCCTACGTCCGCGCGGTCGCTCCGGACGAGCCGGTCTACCTCGTCGGCAACTCGCTCGGCGGGCTCTACTGCCTGCGCGCGCTCCTCGACGCGGAGAACGCGTCGCTCGCGCGGCGCTTCGTCATCATGCACTCGCCGGGCTACCCGCTCGTGCGCACGAAGCTGTCGTCGGTGCTCTTCCGGACGCCGGGCCTCGGCGCCGCGGCGCGCGCCGTCATCGCGGCGGTCGCCCACCGCTGGCCGGCGACCTTCGTCGCCAAGAACGTGCATTATGCACGAAGTGACATGATGAGCGTCGAGGAGACGAAGGAGTACGGCCGCATCTTCGCGACGCGGGCGGAGGCGAGCGTGTTCGCGAAGATCCTCGACGAGAGCCTCACCGCGAAGGAGCACGCCGCGATCGTGGCGCGCCTGCGGGGCTGGACGCCGCCGTGCCCGATCGAGCTCCTCTACGCGACGAACGACGTGATGGTGCCTCCGTCGTTCGGCCCGCGCTACGCCGCGGACATCCCGAGCGCCAAGCTCGTCTGGATGGCGGACGCATCGCACTTCCTGCACGTCGACGCCCCGGAGCGGACAGTGGCGGAGCTGCTCGCGTTCGA
- the msrA gene encoding peptide-methionine (S)-S-oxide reductase MsrA: MMSTKGTHAVLGTSMTSFPEGTKTAMFGLGCFWGAERKFWTVPGVVSTQVGYAAGSTPNPTYREVCSGRTGHAEVVRVVFDPTKVSYGDLLKVFWESHDPTQGMRQGNDHGTQYRSGVYVYDAEQRAQAEASKAAYEAKLREAGYGKITTEIEDAPEFYYAEDYHQQYLHKNPDGYCGLGGTGVAC; this comes from the coding sequence ATGATGTCCACGAAGGGAACGCACGCGGTCCTCGGCACGAGCATGACGTCTTTCCCGGAAGGCACGAAGACGGCCATGTTCGGCCTCGGCTGCTTCTGGGGAGCGGAGCGAAAATTCTGGACCGTGCCGGGCGTCGTCTCCACGCAAGTGGGTTATGCCGCCGGCTCCACGCCGAACCCCACCTACCGCGAGGTCTGCTCCGGCCGGACCGGCCACGCCGAGGTCGTCCGCGTCGTGTTCGACCCGACCAAGGTGAGCTACGGCGATCTGCTCAAGGTCTTCTGGGAGAGCCACGATCCCACCCAGGGGATGCGGCAAGGCAACGACCACGGCACGCAGTACCGCTCCGGCGTCTACGTCTACGACGCCGAGCAGCGCGCGCAGGCGGAGGCCTCGAAGGCGGCGTACGAGGCGAAGCTCCGCGAGGCCGGCTACGGGAAGATCACGACCGAGATCGAAGACGCGCCCGAGTTCTACTACGCGGAGGACTACCACCAGCAGTACCTCCACAAGAACCCGGACGGTTACTGCGGGCTCGGCGGCACCGGCGTCGCCTGCTGA
- a CDS encoding ABC-F family ATP-binding cassette domain-containing protein produces MSVLEARGIGVAFAAALPVFEGATFVLEPGFYGLVGANGAGKTTLLRVLGALAPSEGSVLLRPPDATVVVCEQEVHAPNADVVALASEPTGLAAELRGRLELDPDALARWATLSPGERKRWQIGAALAREPDVLFLDEPTNHLDADARRRLLGALRRFRGIGVVVSHDREVLELLPRAILRVHAGAVTLYEGTYSAARAQWEDARAEREAAHARAKAEVRSVERRLDAARRTQVSAERSTHARSRMKDPRDHDAKSMGRKVVAGWAEARAGRTVMTTRAELERARADVPTIERDRTLGGKVFAAYERAPSPILFHLEAEEVCARESDHVVLRDVRVDVGREERVRIAGPNGAGKTTLLEALLATKSTKSPAHAAKILHLPQELEPAAVAAHLARLRECSAEERGRVLSVFAALGSDPERVLGRHGALSPGEARKIALALALGLHAWALVLDEPTNHLDLPTIERLESALTSFPGCVVLVTHDDAFAARVTTRQLVVGHGSCIST; encoded by the coding sequence ATGTCCGTGCTGGAAGCACGTGGCATCGGCGTCGCGTTCGCGGCGGCGTTGCCCGTATTCGAAGGCGCGACGTTCGTGCTCGAGCCAGGCTTCTACGGCCTCGTCGGCGCGAACGGCGCAGGGAAGACCACGCTCTTGCGCGTCCTCGGCGCGCTCGCGCCGAGCGAGGGCAGCGTGCTCCTCCGTCCACCCGACGCGACCGTCGTCGTGTGCGAGCAAGAGGTGCACGCGCCGAACGCCGACGTCGTCGCGCTCGCGTCCGAGCCGACGGGCCTCGCGGCCGAGCTGCGCGGGCGGCTCGAGCTCGATCCGGACGCGCTCGCGCGATGGGCGACGCTTTCGCCCGGCGAGCGGAAGCGATGGCAGATCGGCGCCGCGCTCGCGCGTGAGCCGGACGTGCTCTTCCTCGACGAGCCGACCAACCACCTCGACGCCGACGCGCGCCGGCGTCTCCTCGGCGCGCTGCGGCGCTTCCGCGGGATCGGCGTCGTCGTCTCGCACGATCGCGAGGTGCTCGAGCTCTTGCCGCGCGCGATCCTCCGCGTCCACGCCGGCGCCGTCACGCTCTACGAAGGCACCTACTCCGCGGCGCGCGCGCAGTGGGAGGACGCGCGCGCCGAGCGCGAAGCGGCGCACGCGCGTGCGAAGGCGGAGGTGCGTAGCGTCGAGCGCCGCCTCGACGCTGCGCGGCGCACGCAGGTGTCGGCGGAGCGCTCCACCCACGCGCGCTCGCGGATGAAGGACCCGCGCGATCACGACGCGAAGAGCATGGGGCGCAAGGTCGTCGCGGGGTGGGCGGAGGCGCGCGCCGGGCGCACGGTGATGACCACCCGCGCCGAGCTCGAGCGCGCCCGCGCCGACGTCCCCACCATCGAGCGCGACCGTACGCTCGGTGGAAAGGTGTTCGCCGCCTACGAGCGCGCGCCGAGCCCGATCCTGTTCCATCTCGAGGCGGAGGAGGTGTGCGCGCGCGAAAGCGACCATGTCGTCCTTCGCGACGTGCGCGTCGACGTCGGACGCGAAGAGCGCGTCCGCATCGCAGGCCCCAACGGCGCGGGGAAGACGACCCTCCTCGAGGCGCTCCTCGCGACGAAGTCGACGAAGTCGCCCGCTCACGCCGCGAAGATCCTCCACTTGCCGCAAGAGCTCGAGCCCGCGGCCGTCGCCGCACACCTTGCGCGTCTGCGCGAATGCAGCGCCGAGGAGCGCGGTCGCGTCCTGTCGGTGTTCGCCGCGCTCGGCAGCGATCCCGAGCGCGTCCTCGGTCGCCACGGCGCTCTTTCGCCGGGAGAAGCACGAAAGATCGCGCTCGCGCTCGCGCTCGGCCTCCACGCCTGGGCGCTCGTGCTCGATGAACCTACGAATCACCTCGACCTCCCCACCATCGAGCGGCTCGAGTCCGCGCTCACGTCGTTTCCCGGTTGTGTCGTCCTCGTGACGCACGACGACGCGTTCGCGGCTCGCGTCACGACGAGGCAGCTCGTCGTCGGTCACGGCTCTTGCATCTCTACGTAG
- the otsB gene encoding trehalose-phosphatase, with product MSTDSRARTEHWLALARHTPLGILCDLDGTLVPFARTPDEARPDDAAIDLVTSLALLPGVTMAIVSGRPRAWLETFFTRAEVFLVAEHGASRRGMGAWDNVGSIDPAPLEDLAFRLEALARKNPGALLERKQTTVAIHYRQVPRGRRGELLVEAYGIIDAFVAKHPSFERLEGVLVVEIRPASVKKSSAVPWIRGIAGAGTRLLTLGDDVTDEHMFRAVDANDESVVVRTAERRRTAARWELDDADEVRAVLQWIRGVRAGETPLPLVLPRQIEQPAPPASGVSRDLLVVSNRLPDFSPIEGDDPAARKKNVGGLVSALEPALRERRAMWLGWSGKTVATTEPTTGGTSDENEGPVQLAWVDYTEKQYRDYYSGFCNGTLWPLFHSFPSRVAIEDAGWESYRDVHEAFADVAAPLTSKTAKIWAHDYHLMLFAQVMRQRGHVGPMGHFLHIPFPSLDMLSMLPWAAQLLDALLDFDLLGFHTPKDVTNFMACVSGLLSAQVSDAVVRHRNRETQVAAMPIGIIPDAFQETPEPAVVEEIDGLMRVLGDSKLVLGVDRLDYTKGIPERLLGFGKLLEMFPEWRGNVSLVQVSVPSRADVPLYAEQRATIEAIVGRLNGEYGEAAWVPVRYLYRSYAKPQLAQLYRAAAVGYVTPLRDGMNLVAKEYVAAQDPENPGVLMLSRFAGAAVEMQDAVLTNPYYLEGMARDLDRALRMQLDERKTRHGKLLATVQRSNAVQWAEGFLAALASCR from the coding sequence ATGTCGACCGATAGCCGCGCCCGCACCGAGCACTGGCTCGCGCTCGCGCGTCACACGCCGCTCGGCATCCTCTGCGACCTCGACGGAACGCTCGTCCCCTTCGCGCGCACACCGGACGAGGCCCGCCCCGACGACGCGGCGATCGATCTCGTCACCAGCCTCGCCCTCCTCCCCGGCGTCACGATGGCGATCGTGAGCGGCCGCCCCCGCGCGTGGCTCGAGACCTTCTTCACCCGCGCCGAGGTCTTCCTCGTCGCCGAGCACGGCGCGTCCCGCCGCGGCATGGGCGCGTGGGACAACGTCGGCTCGATCGACCCCGCGCCGCTCGAAGACCTCGCGTTCCGCCTCGAGGCCCTCGCGCGCAAGAACCCCGGCGCGCTGCTCGAGCGGAAGCAGACCACGGTCGCGATCCACTACCGCCAGGTCCCGCGCGGCCGCCGCGGCGAGCTCCTCGTCGAGGCGTACGGCATCATCGACGCCTTCGTCGCGAAGCACCCCTCCTTCGAGCGGCTCGAGGGCGTGCTCGTCGTCGAGATCCGCCCTGCCTCGGTGAAGAAGTCCTCCGCCGTGCCGTGGATCCGCGGGATCGCGGGCGCCGGGACGCGCCTCCTCACCCTCGGCGACGACGTCACCGACGAGCACATGTTCCGCGCGGTCGACGCGAACGACGAGTCCGTCGTCGTCCGCACCGCCGAGCGCCGGCGCACCGCCGCGCGCTGGGAGCTCGACGACGCCGACGAGGTGCGGGCGGTGCTCCAATGGATCCGCGGCGTACGCGCGGGCGAGACGCCGCTCCCGCTCGTGCTGCCGCGCCAGATCGAGCAGCCCGCGCCGCCGGCCAGCGGCGTGTCGCGCGACCTCCTCGTCGTGTCGAACCGCCTCCCCGACTTCAGCCCGATCGAGGGCGACGACCCCGCCGCGCGGAAGAAGAACGTCGGCGGCCTCGTCTCCGCGCTCGAGCCCGCCCTCCGCGAGCGGCGCGCGATGTGGCTCGGCTGGAGCGGTAAGACGGTCGCGACCACGGAGCCGACGACGGGCGGCACCTCGGACGAGAACGAAGGCCCGGTCCAGCTCGCGTGGGTCGATTATACCGAGAAGCAATATCGCGATTACTATTCGGGATTCTGCAACGGCACGCTCTGGCCGCTATTCCACTCTTTCCCCTCGCGCGTCGCGATCGAAGACGCGGGTTGGGAGTCGTACCGCGACGTGCACGAGGCCTTCGCCGACGTCGCCGCGCCGCTGACGAGCAAGACGGCGAAGATCTGGGCGCACGACTATCACCTCATGCTCTTCGCGCAGGTCATGCGCCAGCGCGGCCACGTCGGGCCGATGGGGCATTTCCTCCATATCCCGTTTCCGTCGCTCGACATGCTGTCGATGCTGCCGTGGGCGGCGCAGCTCCTCGACGCGCTCCTCGACTTCGACCTCCTCGGCTTCCACACGCCGAAGGACGTCACGAACTTCATGGCGTGCGTGAGCGGGCTCCTCTCCGCGCAGGTGTCCGACGCGGTGGTGCGCCATCGGAACCGCGAGACGCAAGTGGCGGCGATGCCGATCGGGATCATCCCCGACGCCTTCCAGGAGACGCCGGAGCCGGCCGTGGTCGAGGAGATCGACGGGCTCATGCGCGTGCTCGGCGACTCGAAGCTCGTGCTCGGCGTCGATCGCCTCGACTACACGAAGGGGATCCCCGAGCGCCTCCTCGGGTTCGGGAAGCTCCTCGAGATGTTCCCCGAGTGGCGCGGCAACGTCTCCCTCGTCCAGGTGTCGGTCCCGTCCCGCGCCGACGTCCCGCTCTACGCGGAGCAGCGCGCGACGATCGAGGCGATCGTCGGCCGCCTCAACGGCGAGTACGGCGAGGCGGCGTGGGTCCCGGTCCGCTACCTCTATCGCTCCTACGCGAAGCCGCAGCTCGCGCAGCTCTACCGCGCCGCCGCGGTCGGCTACGTCACGCCGCTCCGCGACGGCATGAACCTCGTCGCGAAGGAGTACGTCGCGGCGCAGGACCCCGAGAACCCGGGCGTCCTCATGCTCTCGCGCTTCGCCGGCGCGGCGGTCGAGATGCAGGACGCGGTGCTGACGAACCCCTACTACCTCGAAGGCATGGCGCGCGATCTCGACCGCGCGCTCCGCATGCAGCTCGACGAGCGGAAGACCCGCCACGGAAAGCTCCTCGCCACCGTGCAGCGCTCGAACGCGGTGCAGTGGGCGGAGGGCTTCCTCGCCGCCCTCGCCTCCTGCCGCTAA
- a CDS encoding CoA pyrophosphatase yields the protein MRLDAVLARLIGASVERGIDHGIETSEEPRAAVAAILRELPGQQGAELFFIRRAEQTGDPWSGHVAFPGGRRDPDDASLLETAIRETREEVGISLDTSDVVARLPDVPAFTRSKKGRLVVSVFVFAVRADVAVVPNVEVAATLWVPLATLMAGVGQSTFELEYDGRKYDLPFLYLEPGKPGKPGQPGEPGQHRLWGMTYGMLIALLDAVK from the coding sequence ATGCGGCTCGACGCAGTCCTCGCCAGGCTGATCGGCGCGAGCGTCGAGCGCGGGATCGATCACGGGATCGAGACGAGCGAGGAGCCGCGCGCCGCCGTCGCCGCCATCCTCCGCGAGCTGCCGGGGCAGCAGGGCGCGGAGCTCTTCTTCATCCGTCGCGCCGAGCAGACCGGCGATCCGTGGTCCGGTCACGTCGCGTTCCCGGGCGGACGGCGCGACCCCGACGACGCGAGCCTCCTCGAGACCGCGATCCGAGAGACGCGCGAAGAGGTCGGCATCTCGCTCGATACGTCGGACGTCGTCGCGCGGCTGCCCGACGTGCCCGCCTTCACCCGATCGAAGAAGGGACGCCTCGTCGTCTCCGTCTTCGTGTTCGCCGTGCGCGCCGACGTCGCGGTCGTGCCGAACGTCGAGGTCGCCGCGACGTTGTGGGTCCCGCTCGCGACGCTCATGGCCGGGGTCGGTCAATCGACCTTCGAGCTCGAGTACGACGGCAGGAAATACGACCTCCCGTTCCTCTACCTCGAGCCAGGAAAACCGGGAAAGCCGGGACAGCCGGGAGAGCCGGGCCAACACCGGCTCTGGGGCATGACGTATGGAATGCTGATCGCCCTCCTCGACGCGGTGAAATGA